In Microbacterium foliorum, the following proteins share a genomic window:
- a CDS encoding adenylyltransferase/cytidyltransferase family protein, translating to MGTRIGYAVGAFDLFHVGHLNLLRHAKQHCDILVAGVVSDEMLRQVKGIEPVIPTAERAEIVRHISFVDDVYVETSPSKMDSWRDVQFTHFFKGDDWRGTDKGLRLEREFAEVGVEVVYFPYTAHTSSSSLRRALDAISAGATVGAPALATR from the coding sequence ATGGGGACGCGCATCGGCTATGCCGTGGGTGCTTTCGACCTGTTTCACGTCGGGCATCTCAACCTTCTTCGTCACGCCAAGCAGCACTGCGACATTCTCGTCGCCGGTGTCGTCAGCGATGAGATGCTGCGACAGGTGAAGGGCATCGAGCCCGTCATCCCGACCGCCGAGCGGGCGGAGATCGTCCGTCACATCTCGTTCGTCGACGATGTGTACGTCGAGACCAGTCCGTCGAAGATGGACTCGTGGCGAGACGTGCAGTTCACGCACTTCTTCAAGGGCGACGACTGGCGCGGCACCGACAAGGGTCTGCGGCTCGAGCGGGAGTTCGCGGAGGTGGGCGTCGAGGTCGTGTACTTCCCGTACACGGCGCACACGTCGAGCTCGTCGCTTCGCCGCGCGCTCGATGCGATCAGCGCCGGTGCCACCGTCGGCGCTCCGGCGCTCGCGACCCGCTGA
- the pip gene encoding prolyl aminopeptidase, giving the protein MNLDALYPSIEPHETGELLVGDGHRVYWEVSGNPAGKPVVFLHGGPGSGTSPWQRRFFDPDAYRIVLLDQRGCGRSTPHASAPDADLRFVTTAHLIADIELLRRNLGIERWQVFGGSWGSALALAYAQAHPDAVSELILRGIFTLRRAELEWFYEGGAAALFPDLWEEFIAPIPVLERSHMIEAYHRRLFDPDPAVHEPAAVAWSRWEASTVTLRPDAAQIEAMSDSHTATAFARIENHFFVNRGWWTEGQLIAGVDGIRHIPTVIVQGRHDVCTPMMTAWDLHTAWPEAEFVVVDDAGHSATEPGIQRALRAATDRFAG; this is encoded by the coding sequence ATGAACCTCGACGCGCTGTATCCGTCCATCGAACCGCATGAGACCGGCGAGCTGCTCGTCGGCGACGGGCATCGCGTCTATTGGGAGGTCAGCGGCAACCCCGCGGGCAAGCCCGTGGTGTTCCTGCACGGCGGTCCGGGGAGCGGCACGTCCCCCTGGCAGCGCCGGTTCTTCGATCCGGATGCCTATCGGATCGTGCTGCTCGACCAGCGCGGCTGCGGGCGTAGCACCCCGCACGCGAGCGCACCCGATGCCGACCTCCGCTTCGTCACCACCGCGCACCTGATCGCCGACATCGAGCTGCTCCGACGCAACCTCGGCATCGAGCGGTGGCAGGTGTTCGGCGGATCCTGGGGCAGCGCGCTCGCGCTCGCCTACGCGCAGGCGCATCCGGATGCCGTCAGCGAACTGATCCTGCGGGGCATCTTCACGCTCCGCCGCGCAGAGCTGGAGTGGTTCTACGAGGGCGGCGCCGCCGCCCTGTTCCCCGACCTCTGGGAGGAGTTCATCGCTCCCATCCCGGTGCTCGAGCGCTCGCACATGATCGAGGCCTATCACCGGCGTCTGTTCGATCCCGACCCGGCCGTGCACGAACCGGCGGCAGTCGCCTGGTCGCGGTGGGAGGCCTCGACTGTCACCTTGCGGCCGGATGCCGCGCAGATCGAGGCGATGTCCGACTCGCACACGGCAACCGCCTTCGCCCGCATCGAGAACCACTTCTTCGTGAATCGTGGATGGTGGACCGAGGGGCAGCTGATCGCCGGTGTCGACGGCATCCGTCACATCCCGACCGTCATCGTGCAGGGGCGCCACGATGTGTGCACGCCGATGATGACCGCGTGGGACCTTCATACCGCCTGGCCCGAGGCCGAGTTCGTCGTCGTCGACGATGCCGGACACTCGGCGACCGAGCCCGGCATCCAGCGAGCACTGCGAGCCGCGACCGACCGCTTCGCCGGCTGA
- a CDS encoding glutaredoxin domain-containing protein, with the protein MTSPADSAITMFGADWCRDCIRTKKQLDSLGVEYTYVDLVADPSAADIAKDISGRMNIPVVVYPDSSHHVEPSNADVESKLRELSLI; encoded by the coding sequence ATGACTTCTCCTGCAGACTCCGCGATCACGATGTTCGGCGCCGACTGGTGCCGCGACTGCATCCGCACCAAGAAGCAGCTCGACTCGCTCGGCGTGGAGTACACCTACGTCGACCTCGTCGCCGACCCGTCTGCGGCCGACATCGCGAAGGACATCTCGGGCCGCATGAACATCCCCGTCGTGGTCTACCCCGACTCCTCGCACCACGTCGAGCCGTCGAACGCAGACGTCGAGTCGAAGCTCCGCGAGCTCTCGCTCATCTGA
- a CDS encoding aldehyde dehydrogenase family protein produces the protein MTSATTPAASTTTPEPGEAERDRLDTAIHDLQAGASTWSSLTLAQRVTLLRAVRSSVAAAAEDWANTAAASKGLDGRHPLRGEEWLSGPYSVLGALDAYIATLSRLANGTNPLDGITIDRAPGGRTRVHAFPLTGIDRFLLSGYTGEVWLEPGVTPNGARAAAGLAQRTPSGSGGVGLVLGAGNITSIPVLDVFYELLAHNRTALLKVNPTQDALVPIYKRALAPLIGPGLLRITRGGPEVGAYLTGHPDLAHVHVTGSDATFNAIVWGTGAAATRRRRENRPLLKKPITAELGGVSPIIVVPGEWTEADLTYQAEHVATMRLQNSGHNCIAGQVVILSSDWAQADDFRAALRRAYANAPERPIWYPGAPSRMHLATDAYPDALVLGDRLLVEISENDDATALQSTEYFAPVLGVVSVPGTGQEFLDGAVAYANERLQGTLGANLLIDPSTEKMLGAGFDRSIAALRYGSIAINGWTAFGFITPTMTWGGFPGSTIADVGSGIGIVHNALLLDRVERSVIRGPFRPFPRSLPIVNGGGRFSILPKPPWFVSSRTGAAVSEGLTRFRANGGTIGLLKTLTAALRA, from the coding sequence ATGACTTCTGCGACAACGCCCGCCGCTTCGACGACGACCCCGGAGCCCGGCGAGGCCGAGCGCGATCGGCTCGACACCGCGATCCACGATCTGCAGGCCGGTGCGAGCACCTGGTCTTCCCTGACGCTCGCCCAGCGGGTCACCCTCCTGCGAGCCGTGCGCTCGAGCGTCGCCGCCGCCGCCGAGGACTGGGCGAACACAGCAGCCGCGTCGAAGGGCCTCGACGGCCGGCATCCTCTGCGCGGAGAGGAATGGCTCAGCGGACCCTACAGCGTGCTCGGCGCCCTGGACGCCTACATCGCGACGCTCTCGCGCCTCGCGAACGGCACCAACCCGCTCGACGGCATCACGATCGACCGGGCTCCCGGGGGACGCACTCGCGTGCACGCCTTCCCCCTCACCGGCATCGACCGGTTCCTGCTCTCGGGTTACACGGGCGAGGTCTGGCTCGAACCCGGCGTCACTCCGAACGGCGCGCGCGCCGCAGCCGGGCTCGCACAGCGCACTCCGTCGGGCTCAGGGGGCGTGGGCCTCGTGCTCGGCGCCGGCAACATCACCTCGATCCCCGTGCTCGACGTCTTCTACGAGCTGCTCGCACACAACCGCACGGCACTGCTCAAGGTCAATCCGACGCAGGATGCGCTCGTGCCGATCTACAAGCGGGCGCTCGCGCCCCTGATCGGCCCTGGGCTGCTGCGCATCACCCGCGGCGGACCCGAGGTCGGCGCCTACCTGACCGGCCACCCCGACCTCGCACACGTGCACGTCACGGGATCGGACGCGACCTTCAACGCCATCGTGTGGGGCACGGGAGCGGCGGCAACACGTCGACGCCGTGAGAATCGCCCGCTGCTGAAGAAGCCCATCACGGCCGAGCTCGGTGGTGTGTCGCCCATCATCGTCGTTCCCGGCGAATGGACAGAGGCCGATCTCACCTATCAGGCCGAGCACGTCGCGACCATGCGCCTGCAGAACAGCGGGCACAACTGCATCGCCGGGCAGGTCGTGATCTTGTCGTCGGACTGGGCTCAGGCCGACGACTTCCGAGCCGCTCTGCGCCGCGCCTACGCGAACGCTCCGGAACGGCCGATCTGGTACCCCGGCGCCCCCTCGCGGATGCACCTCGCGACCGACGCGTACCCCGACGCCCTCGTGCTCGGCGATCGCCTCCTGGTCGAGATCTCTGAGAACGATGACGCGACGGCTCTGCAGAGCACGGAGTACTTCGCTCCAGTGCTGGGCGTCGTCTCGGTGCCCGGCACCGGTCAGGAGTTCCTCGATGGGGCCGTGGCCTACGCGAACGAGCGGCTGCAGGGCACGCTCGGCGCGAACCTGCTGATCGACCCGTCGACCGAGAAGATGCTCGGCGCGGGTTTCGACCGCTCGATCGCGGCCCTTCGCTACGGCTCGATCGCGATCAACGGCTGGACCGCCTTCGGCTTCATCACCCCGACCATGACCTGGGGAGGGTTCCCCGGCAGCACGATCGCCGACGTCGGCAGCGGCATCGGCATCGTCCACAACGCGCTCCTGCTCGATCGCGTCGAGCGCTCGGTGATCCGTGGGCCCTTCCGGCCGTTCCCGCGGTCGCTTCCGATCGTCAACGGCGGCGGGCGCTTCAGCATCCTGCCCAAGCCGCCGTGGTTCGTCTCCTCGCGGACGGGTGCGGCGGTGAGCGAGGGCCTCACGCGATTCCGTGCGAACGGCGGCACGATCGGGCTGTTGAAGACTCTGACCGCTGCGCTGCGCGCCTGA
- a CDS encoding malate dehydrogenase gives MTTTITLTGAGGQIGYALLFRIAAGDLLGPEEKVRLRLLEIPQGLGAAEGAALELQDGAFGLLEHVEVTDDPAVGFDGCDLALLVGARPRGPGMERGDLLAANAGIFGPQGAAIAANASPGVRVTVVGNPANTNALIAAASAEGIPAERFTALTRLDENRAKAQLAQTLAVPVDTIRRVPIWGNHSATQFPDVSHATVGGKPVASALEAIVGDVPAWLDETFIPRVAKRGAEIIQVRGSSSVASAANATIEHVRDWVHGTDDWTSAGVVSHGEYGVPAGLISSFPVRSVDGEWQIVEGLEISDWARARIDASVAELVEEREAVRALGML, from the coding sequence ATGACGACCACGATCACGCTCACGGGTGCAGGCGGACAGATCGGATACGCACTGCTCTTCCGCATCGCCGCCGGAGACCTGCTCGGCCCCGAAGAGAAGGTGCGGCTGCGACTGCTGGAGATCCCGCAGGGGCTGGGCGCCGCCGAGGGAGCGGCCCTCGAGCTGCAGGACGGCGCGTTCGGCCTGCTCGAGCACGTCGAGGTGACCGACGACCCCGCCGTGGGCTTCGACGGGTGCGACCTCGCGCTGCTCGTCGGCGCTCGTCCGCGCGGTCCCGGGATGGAACGCGGAGACCTGCTCGCGGCCAACGCCGGCATCTTCGGCCCGCAGGGCGCGGCGATCGCCGCGAACGCGTCGCCCGGGGTTCGGGTGACCGTGGTGGGCAACCCGGCGAACACGAACGCTCTGATCGCCGCGGCCTCGGCCGAAGGCATCCCCGCCGAACGATTCACCGCGCTCACCCGACTCGACGAGAATCGCGCCAAGGCGCAGCTCGCGCAGACACTCGCGGTGCCGGTCGACACGATTCGCCGTGTGCCCATCTGGGGCAACCACTCGGCGACGCAGTTCCCCGACGTCTCGCATGCGACCGTGGGCGGCAAGCCGGTCGCGAGTGCCCTCGAGGCCATCGTCGGCGATGTGCCCGCGTGGCTCGACGAGACCTTCATCCCTCGGGTCGCGAAGCGTGGGGCGGAGATCATCCAGGTGCGCGGCTCGTCTTCCGTGGCGTCCGCCGCGAACGCCACGATCGAGCACGTGCGCGACTGGGTGCACGGCACCGACGACTGGACCTCGGCCGGAGTGGTCTCGCACGGCGAGTACGGCGTTCCGGCCGGTCTGATCTCGTCGTTCCCGGTGCGTTCGGTCGACGGAGAGTGGCAGATCGTCGAGGGGCTCGAGATCAGCGACTGGGCGCGTGCGCGCATCGACGCCTCGGTGGCCGAGCTCGTCGAGGAACGAGAAGCGGTTCGGGCACTCGGGATGCTCTGA
- a CDS encoding glycosyltransferase, with protein sequence MESAVLSAQGRGRTVGTSVTVIVPTFNERENVAELVARTAVALAAYDAEILFVDDSTDSTAAEVERVAADAPLPVRVIHRTDNTGGLGGAVVVGLEAAHSDLCIVMDGDLQHPPELLPALLLRHDDGDADVVAASRYIGGGDTSGLGTAVRFGVSRSATWLTRSMFPIRLARSTDPMTGFFLVDRTRLDLSSLKPQGFKILLEILARTDLRIAEVPMEFGERRHGTSKASLRQGATFVAHLARLRFGKMSLFAMIGVIGAVANLGIMWLLTLAGVPYIWAAIIGAEVTIIGNFILQERFVFADMRTDARGLGGRFAASFTFNNVEAALRIPVMALMVETWHISSVLATGLSLIVAFFARFLFHSLVVYAPKRHAKVDATTGEPKPDTATLRIIRAIDAEAMKPGEL encoded by the coding sequence ATGGAGTCCGCAGTGCTGTCGGCACAGGGGAGGGGGCGCACAGTGGGGACATCGGTCACCGTCATCGTGCCGACCTTCAACGAGCGCGAGAACGTCGCTGAGCTCGTGGCCCGCACCGCCGTCGCGCTCGCCGCCTACGACGCGGAGATCCTCTTCGTCGACGACAGCACCGACAGCACGGCCGCCGAGGTCGAGCGCGTCGCCGCCGACGCCCCGCTGCCGGTCAGGGTCATCCACCGCACCGACAACACCGGCGGACTCGGGGGAGCCGTCGTCGTCGGGCTCGAGGCCGCGCACTCCGATCTCTGCATCGTCATGGACGGCGACCTGCAGCATCCGCCCGAACTGCTTCCCGCTCTACTGCTGCGCCATGACGACGGCGATGCCGATGTCGTCGCCGCGTCGCGCTACATCGGCGGTGGCGACACGAGCGGTCTCGGCACTGCCGTGCGGTTCGGGGTATCCCGGTCGGCCACCTGGCTGACCCGATCGATGTTCCCGATCCGCCTCGCCCGCAGCACCGATCCGATGACCGGCTTCTTCCTGGTCGATCGCACGCGCCTGGACCTCTCCTCTCTCAAGCCGCAGGGCTTCAAGATCCTCCTCGAGATCCTCGCCCGCACCGATCTGCGCATCGCCGAGGTGCCGATGGAGTTCGGCGAGCGACGCCACGGAACCTCCAAGGCGAGCCTGCGTCAGGGGGCGACCTTCGTCGCGCACCTCGCCAGACTGCGATTCGGCAAGATGTCGCTGTTCGCGATGATCGGTGTGATCGGAGCGGTCGCCAACCTCGGCATCATGTGGCTGCTGACGCTGGCCGGCGTTCCCTATATCTGGGCGGCGATCATCGGCGCCGAGGTCACCATCATCGGCAACTTCATCCTGCAGGAGCGATTCGTCTTCGCGGATATGCGAACGGATGCGCGCGGGCTGGGCGGTCGCTTCGCGGCGTCGTTCACGTTCAACAACGTCGAGGCCGCGCTGCGGATCCCGGTGATGGCGCTGATGGTCGAGACATGGCATATATCGAGTGTGCTCGCGACCGGGCTGTCGCTCATCGTCGCCTTCTTCGCGCGCTTCCTCTTCCACTCTCTCGTCGTATATGCGCCGAAACGGCACGCGAAGGTGGATGCGACGACGGGCGAACCGAAGCCCGACACCGCGACCCTGCGCATCATCCGGGCGATCGATGCCGAGGCGATGAAGCCCGGCGAGCTCTGA
- a CDS encoding MFS transporter, which produces MSTAARPERASVRLSARTVALYAIGSLGTGGYATLPGLVLTYFLTDNLGVAALTAGFIVTGAKIWDVVIDPLIGAASDRQYARTGSRRGFMVVGALTLPVFFALTFAVPPSWGPTAGAVCVLLAFLASATSFSLFQVPYVALPAELTSGYDERTRLLGWRVVVLTASILLFGAGGPELRGASADPVTGYLLMGAVAGVVIGVGMLIASRTADAAARHMDADERPTAVAPTGLREQYAAGVRTLRDSQPFRALLGTFLLQALATGTMLAGAQYVATWVLRSEDAVTLVFLALVGPALLATPGWTLVARRLGKERAFTLASIIFLIAASSLVLAVWTPGTWMYGSIAVAGIAYAGLQSLPMAMLPDVISHDERRNGRGRAGTFTGVWTAGETVGFALGASAVSLTLAATGYVSSVAGATAQQPDAAITGIVLAFSILPALLMAASLLTLRRYRLRRADIDA; this is translated from the coding sequence ATGAGCACCGCGGCTCGGCCCGAACGAGCATCCGTCCGCCTGTCCGCCCGCACGGTCGCCCTCTACGCGATCGGCTCGCTCGGCACAGGCGGGTACGCGACGCTCCCCGGGCTGGTGCTGACGTACTTCCTCACCGACAACCTCGGTGTCGCCGCGCTCACCGCCGGTTTCATCGTCACCGGCGCGAAGATCTGGGACGTCGTCATCGACCCTCTGATCGGCGCCGCGTCGGACCGTCAGTACGCGCGGACGGGGTCGCGTCGGGGATTCATGGTCGTCGGCGCCCTCACCCTTCCGGTCTTCTTCGCGCTCACCTTCGCGGTGCCGCCGTCCTGGGGGCCCACCGCCGGCGCCGTCTGTGTGCTCCTCGCGTTCCTTGCCTCGGCGACATCCTTCAGTCTCTTCCAGGTGCCGTATGTCGCGCTGCCCGCCGAACTGACCTCGGGCTACGACGAGCGCACCCGGCTGCTCGGGTGGCGTGTCGTGGTGCTCACCGCGTCCATCCTGCTCTTCGGCGCCGGCGGCCCCGAGCTGAGGGGCGCCAGCGCCGACCCTGTCACCGGGTACCTGCTGATGGGCGCGGTCGCGGGCGTGGTCATCGGCGTCGGCATGCTGATCGCATCGCGGACAGCGGATGCCGCCGCCCGCCACATGGACGCGGACGAACGCCCGACGGCGGTCGCTCCGACGGGACTCCGGGAGCAGTACGCCGCCGGCGTGCGCACTCTCCGGGACAGTCAGCCGTTCCGCGCTCTCCTCGGCACATTCCTGCTGCAGGCGCTCGCGACCGGGACGATGCTCGCCGGCGCGCAGTACGTCGCCACCTGGGTACTGCGCTCGGAAGACGCCGTGACGCTCGTGTTCCTGGCGCTCGTCGGGCCTGCCCTGCTCGCGACGCCGGGCTGGACACTCGTCGCGCGACGCCTGGGCAAGGAGCGGGCATTCACCCTCGCCAGCATCATCTTCCTGATCGCCGCCTCATCGCTCGTTCTCGCGGTCTGGACGCCCGGGACCTGGATGTACGGCTCGATCGCCGTGGCTGGCATCGCCTACGCCGGACTGCAGTCGCTGCCCATGGCGATGCTGCCCGATGTGATCTCGCACGACGAGCGCCGCAATGGAAGAGGCAGGGCAGGCACCTTCACGGGCGTGTGGACGGCGGGCGAGACCGTCGGGTTCGCGCTCGGAGCGAGCGCGGTCTCCCTCACGCTCGCCGCGACGGGATACGTCTCGAGCGTCGCGGGCGCGACCGCGCAGCAGCCGGATGCCGCGATCACGGGCATCGTGCTCGCGTTCAGCATCCTTCCCGCCCTGCTGATGGCGGCCAGCCTGCTCACGCTGCGCCGCTACCGCCTGCGCCGCGCCGACATCGACGCCTGA
- the ypfJ gene encoding KPN_02809 family neutral zinc metallopeptidase has protein sequence MTFNPDADVSGNTARRRGRGAVVAGAGGVGLLGIIALIAGPLLGIDLTGLLGGGATGGGSEPSEGSVIENCLTGEDANENVDCRVAASQLALDGYWEDHVKGYRPPQLIIVDGATSTSCGTASNAVGPFYCPPDETVFIDPTFFDLMQQQFGASAGDLAQLYIVGHEWGHHIQYITGVMDQYPNNGTGPDSNGVRIELQADCYAGAWIGQMTQEKDPDGVPYLLEPTEAEITDALNAANTVGDDNIQEQSSGSVNPESFTHGTSEQRKFWFANGYQNGLDVCADPLTAAPGEL, from the coding sequence ATGACCTTCAACCCTGACGCGGATGTCTCCGGCAACACCGCCCGCCGACGCGGACGCGGCGCCGTCGTCGCCGGAGCGGGCGGTGTGGGCCTGCTCGGCATCATCGCCCTGATCGCCGGACCGCTGCTGGGCATCGACCTGACGGGCCTGTTGGGCGGCGGCGCGACCGGCGGCGGGTCGGAGCCGTCCGAGGGAAGCGTGATCGAGAACTGCCTGACCGGCGAGGACGCCAACGAGAACGTCGACTGCCGGGTGGCAGCCTCGCAGCTCGCGCTCGACGGCTACTGGGAGGACCACGTCAAGGGGTACCGCCCGCCGCAGCTCATCATCGTCGACGGCGCCACCTCGACCTCGTGCGGTACCGCGTCGAACGCCGTCGGTCCGTTCTACTGCCCGCCCGATGAGACGGTCTTCATCGACCCCACGTTCTTCGACCTCATGCAGCAGCAGTTCGGTGCGTCTGCCGGCGACCTCGCGCAGCTCTACATCGTGGGCCACGAGTGGGGACACCACATTCAGTACATCACCGGGGTGATGGATCAGTACCCGAACAACGGCACGGGGCCCGACAGCAACGGCGTGCGCATCGAGCTGCAGGCCGACTGCTATGCGGGCGCCTGGATCGGGCAGATGACCCAGGAGAAGGACCCGGACGGTGTCCCTTACCTGTTGGAGCCGACCGAGGCGGAGATCACCGACGCGCTGAACGCCGCGAACACGGTCGGCGACGACAACATCCAGGAGCAGTCGTCCGGTTCGGTCAATCCCGAGAGCTTCACGCACGGCACCAGCGAGCAGCGCAAGTTCTGGTTCGCGAACGGATACCAGAACGGTCTCGATGTGTGCGCCGACCCCCTCACGGCAGCACCCGGAGAACTGTGA
- a CDS encoding recombinase family protein — protein MSETIDPMKATASVDEALTSPLHLPHAAAECPKCFTELQQNRDFWLARPDGSRLVGLVVSREGMPSVVEQRDDLTRFGVPIEGFRHPAPDILESWSDRLSRLIGTLKTGDVLVVANINALGRDAEEGARTAKELRRHGIIVKVLSHDARHLADATR, from the coding sequence ATGAGCGAGACGATCGATCCCATGAAGGCGACGGCATCCGTCGACGAGGCCCTGACGAGTCCGCTGCATCTGCCGCACGCGGCCGCGGAGTGCCCCAAGTGCTTCACCGAACTGCAGCAGAACCGCGACTTCTGGCTCGCACGCCCCGACGGGTCACGCCTGGTCGGACTCGTGGTCTCGCGCGAGGGCATGCCCTCGGTGGTCGAGCAGCGAGACGACCTCACCCGGTTCGGGGTGCCGATCGAGGGTTTCCGTCATCCCGCCCCCGACATCCTCGAGAGCTGGAGCGATCGACTGTCGCGCCTCATCGGCACGCTGAAGACCGGAGACGTGCTCGTCGTGGCGAACATCAACGCTCTGGGCCGCGACGCTGAAGAGGGTGCACGCACAGCCAAGGAGCTGCGTCGCCACGGCATCATCGTCAAGGTGCTGAGCCACGACGCACGTCACCTCGCCGACGCGACCCGTTGA
- a CDS encoding right-handed parallel beta-helix repeat-containing protein — protein MIAAIVVCCVASPQPAMAAETYDIRPGSTRTIAISSASSADVSARATLSLSTLPKAGTSVYTSVEARTGKGGAYVAQARVYSTGITVVTIKRNNTTGAGHTSTSLSSAKRLPVKLRAGERLSINLTVSGTSEVKLTTTTRIGQGASVSVKASDKSKNRLQSGSSRLTLYAQQSGGKLSARVLELKAVAAPQAPAPAPKPTPSSPPAPAPKPTPAPKPTPSSPPAPAPKPTPEPSRPANPSGDLPDATNTGVPQGTALSVHNGDLVVEKANTVIDGVEVRGSIIIKAPGVVIRNSRIVGGQNANSVGLVSNVVSGQPFTIRDSEIYAAYENPRWNGIFGSNFVAERVEIYNVVDPIRIIGNNVTVRASWLHDSSYWASDPLRNGAATHDDSIQIEAGGSILIEGNRLEDAHNAAIQVTQNKSLAQLGTLTIRDNYIQGGACSINIAATPQPIRPSIVGNVFGPERLHRTCAVIAPQTNAPSLSGNIWEATKAVANSFVVLD, from the coding sequence GTGATCGCCGCGATCGTCGTGTGCTGCGTCGCATCTCCGCAGCCCGCGATGGCGGCGGAGACCTACGACATCCGCCCCGGATCGACGAGGACGATTGCGATAAGTTCCGCGTCGAGCGCCGATGTGAGTGCTCGGGCGACCCTGAGCCTCAGCACGCTCCCGAAGGCCGGGACGAGTGTCTACACATCCGTCGAAGCCCGGACGGGCAAGGGCGGTGCCTACGTCGCTCAAGCGCGCGTCTACTCGACTGGCATCACGGTTGTCACCATCAAACGCAACAACACGACAGGCGCCGGGCACACGTCGACTTCGCTCTCCTCCGCGAAGCGACTGCCAGTGAAGCTCCGTGCCGGAGAACGACTCTCGATCAACCTGACGGTGTCGGGAACTTCCGAGGTCAAGCTCACGACGACGACTCGGATCGGTCAGGGCGCCAGCGTTTCTGTGAAGGCGTCTGACAAGTCGAAGAATCGATTGCAATCCGGGTCGAGCCGACTCACTCTGTACGCGCAGCAATCAGGCGGAAAGTTGAGCGCGCGCGTACTGGAGCTCAAAGCCGTCGCTGCACCGCAGGCGCCCGCGCCGGCTCCCAAGCCCACGCCGTCTTCCCCGCCCGCACCGGCTCCCAAGCCCACCCCGGCTCCCAAGCCCACCCCGTCTTCCCCGCCTGCACCGGCTCCCAAGCCCACCCCGGAACCGTCGCGGCCGGCGAACCCCAGTGGCGATCTACCAGACGCCACGAACACGGGGGTACCGCAGGGAACTGCTCTCTCCGTGCACAACGGTGACCTTGTCGTCGAGAAAGCGAACACGGTGATCGACGGTGTTGAGGTGCGCGGTTCCATCATCATCAAAGCGCCGGGGGTCGTCATCCGGAACTCCCGCATCGTGGGCGGGCAAAACGCCAACAGCGTCGGTCTGGTGTCCAACGTTGTCTCCGGTCAGCCCTTTACGATCAGGGATTCCGAGATCTACGCGGCGTACGAGAATCCGCGCTGGAACGGCATATTCGGGTCGAATTTCGTCGCAGAACGCGTCGAGATCTATAACGTGGTGGATCCGATCCGCATCATCGGCAACAACGTCACGGTGCGAGCCTCATGGCTGCACGACAGCTCGTATTGGGCAAGCGATCCGCTCCGCAACGGGGCGGCGACGCACGACGATTCGATTCAGATCGAGGCGGGCGGTTCCATTCTCATCGAGGGCAACAGGCTGGAAGATGCGCATAATGCAGCGATTCAGGTGACTCAGAACAAGAGCCTCGCACAACTGGGCACTCTGACGATCCGGGATAACTACATCCAGGGCGGGGCATGCAGCATCAACATCGCCGCCACGCCGCAGCCCATCCGCCCGTCGATCGTGGGCAATGTCTTCGGGCCGGAGCGTCTCCACCGCACATGTGCGGTGATCGCTCCTCAGACGAATGCCCCATCACTCAGTGGAAACATCTGGGAGGCCACCAAGGCCGTTGCCAACTCCTTCGTTGTCCTGGACTGA
- a CDS encoding SIP domain-containing protein — MNSACEHLEDPDWENIEGVVLIAGDSTDAGAIAAIAARLPWDAEGVILLEAAARIQFRHIDVPEGVSVRWLLRGDGIRQHAKGERLANAVHSWCVEWTCAEPALQWTVWLGAHTPPHVARMARSLLGVTN; from the coding sequence ATGAACAGCGCGTGCGAGCATCTCGAAGACCCCGACTGGGAGAACATCGAGGGGGTCGTGCTCATCGCCGGCGATTCGACCGATGCCGGAGCCATCGCCGCGATCGCCGCGCGGCTGCCCTGGGACGCAGAGGGGGTCATCCTTCTCGAGGCTGCCGCGCGCATCCAGTTCCGCCACATCGACGTGCCCGAAGGGGTATCCGTGCGCTGGCTCCTGCGCGGCGACGGCATCCGTCAGCACGCGAAGGGCGAGCGCCTCGCGAATGCCGTGCACTCCTGGTGCGTCGAGTGGACGTGCGCGGAGCCCGCGCTGCAGTGGACGGTCTGGCTCGGCGCTCATACACCGCCGCACGTGGCGAGGATGGCGCGCAGCCTGCTCGGCGTCACCAACTGA